One Paracidovorax avenae ATCC 19860 genomic region harbors:
- the aceE gene encoding pyruvate dehydrogenase (acetyl-transferring), homodimeric type, protein MTAQTDPQAGKTATSTPDTDQQETREWMDALSAVIDREGAERAHFLLEQLLEHARQSSIDMPFSANTGYVNTIEPSQEARCPGNLEIEARLRAYMRWNAMAMVVKANRHHPPEGGDLGGHIGSFASLANMFGAGFNHFWHAESENHGGDLLYIQGHVSPGIYARAYLEGRLTEEQLLNFRQEVDGKGLSSYPHPKLMPEFWQFPTVSMGLGPLMAIYQARFLKYLQARGIANTENRKVWVFCGDGEMDEVESLGAIGLAARENLDNLIFVINCNLQRLDGPVRGNGKIIQELEGEFRGSGWNVVKLLWGKGWDDLLARDKDGALRKIMMECNDGDYQSFKANDGAYVRKNFFGRDPRTLKMVEHMSDDEIWNLRRGGHDAQKVYAAFKAANEHKGQPTVLLVKTVKGFGMGKIGEGKNTVHQTKKLGDEDIKAFRDRFNIPIPDSQIADLPFYKPADDTPEMKYLHERRKALGGYLPHRRTKADESFTVPSLETFKAVLDPTPEGREISTTQAYVRFLTQLLRDQAIGPRVVPILVDEARTFGMEGLFRQIGIYNPHGQQYTPVDKDQVMYYREDKAGQILQEGINEAGGMSSWIAAATSYSTNNRIMIPFYVYYSMFGFQRIGDLAWAAGDMQARGFLLGGTSGRTTLNGEGLQHEDGHSHILANTIPNCISYDPTFAHEVAVIMHDGLKRMVERQENVFYYLTLLNENYAMPGLQPGTEEQIIKGMYLCKQAPALKKGAPAVQLLGSGTILRESFVAQELLEKDWGVAASVWSCPSFNELTRDGQEAERWNLLHPTETPRTSFVEEQLGKTEGPVIASTDYMKAYAEQIRPFVPKGRTYKVLGTDGFGRSDFRRKLREHFEVDRHYIVVAALKALAEDGKLPAAKVAEAIQKYGIQADKVNPLHA, encoded by the coding sequence ATGACTGCTCAGACCGACCCTCAGGCCGGAAAAACCGCGACGTCCACCCCCGACACCGACCAACAGGAAACCCGCGAGTGGATGGACGCACTGTCTGCCGTGATCGACCGCGAAGGTGCTGAGCGGGCCCACTTCCTGCTCGAGCAATTGCTCGAACATGCGCGCCAGAGCAGCATTGACATGCCGTTCTCCGCCAACACCGGCTACGTGAACACGATCGAGCCCAGCCAGGAGGCGCGCTGCCCCGGCAACCTCGAGATCGAAGCCCGCCTGCGCGCCTACATGCGCTGGAACGCCATGGCGATGGTGGTCAAGGCCAACCGCCACCACCCACCCGAAGGCGGTGACCTGGGCGGCCACATCGGTTCCTTCGCCTCGCTGGCCAACATGTTCGGCGCGGGCTTCAACCATTTCTGGCACGCCGAGAGCGAGAACCACGGCGGCGACCTGCTGTACATCCAGGGCCACGTGTCGCCCGGCATCTACGCACGCGCCTACCTGGAAGGCCGCCTGACCGAGGAACAGCTGCTGAACTTCCGCCAGGAAGTGGACGGCAAGGGCCTGTCCAGCTACCCGCACCCCAAGCTGATGCCCGAGTTCTGGCAGTTCCCCACGGTCTCGATGGGCCTGGGCCCGCTGATGGCCATCTACCAGGCCCGTTTCCTGAAGTACCTGCAGGCCCGTGGCATCGCCAACACCGAGAACCGCAAGGTCTGGGTGTTCTGCGGCGACGGCGAGATGGACGAGGTGGAATCCCTGGGCGCCATCGGCCTGGCCGCGCGCGAGAACCTCGACAACCTGATCTTCGTCATCAATTGCAACCTGCAGCGCCTGGACGGCCCGGTGCGCGGCAACGGCAAGATCATCCAGGAGCTGGAGGGCGAATTCCGCGGCTCCGGCTGGAACGTCGTCAAACTTCTGTGGGGCAAGGGCTGGGACGACCTGCTCGCCCGCGACAAGGACGGCGCGCTGCGCAAGATCATGATGGAGTGCAACGACGGGGACTACCAGTCGTTCAAGGCCAATGACGGCGCCTACGTGCGCAAGAACTTCTTCGGCCGCGATCCCCGCACGCTGAAGATGGTCGAGCACATGAGCGACGACGAGATCTGGAACCTGCGCCGTGGCGGCCACGATGCGCAGAAGGTCTATGCGGCCTTCAAGGCCGCCAACGAGCACAAGGGCCAGCCCACGGTGCTGCTGGTGAAGACCGTCAAGGGCTTCGGCATGGGCAAGATCGGCGAGGGCAAGAACACCGTCCACCAGACCAAGAAGCTCGGCGACGAGGACATCAAGGCCTTCCGCGACCGCTTCAACATCCCGATTCCCGACAGCCAGATCGCCGACCTGCCGTTCTACAAGCCGGCCGACGACACCCCGGAAATGAAGTACCTGCACGAGCGCCGCAAGGCCCTTGGCGGCTACCTTCCGCACCGCCGCACGAAGGCCGACGAGAGCTTCACCGTGCCGTCGCTGGAGACCTTCAAGGCCGTGCTCGATCCCACGCCCGAAGGCCGCGAGATCTCGACCACGCAGGCCTACGTGCGCTTCCTCACCCAGTTGCTGCGCGACCAGGCCATCGGCCCGCGCGTGGTGCCCATCCTGGTGGACGAAGCCCGCACCTTCGGCATGGAAGGCCTGTTCCGCCAGATCGGCATCTACAACCCGCACGGCCAGCAGTACACCCCAGTGGACAAGGACCAGGTGATGTACTACCGCGAGGACAAGGCCGGCCAGATCCTGCAGGAAGGCATCAACGAGGCCGGCGGCATGTCCAGCTGGATCGCCGCGGCCACGTCATACAGCACGAACAACCGGATCATGATCCCGTTCTACGTGTATTACTCGATGTTCGGCTTCCAGCGCATCGGCGACCTGGCCTGGGCGGCCGGCGACATGCAGGCGCGGGGCTTCCTGCTGGGTGGCACGTCGGGCCGCACCACGCTGAACGGCGAAGGCCTGCAGCACGAGGACGGCCACAGCCACATCCTGGCCAACACGATTCCGAACTGCATCAGCTACGACCCGACCTTCGCGCACGAGGTCGCCGTCATCATGCACGACGGCCTGAAGCGCATGGTCGAGCGCCAGGAAAACGTCTTCTACTACCTGACGCTGCTCAACGAGAACTACGCCATGCCCGGCCTGCAGCCTGGCACGGAAGAGCAGATCATCAAGGGCATGTACCTCTGCAAACAGGCGCCGGCCCTCAAGAAGGGCGCGCCCGCCGTGCAGCTGCTGGGCAGCGGCACGATCCTGCGCGAATCGTTCGTCGCCCAGGAACTGCTGGAGAAGGACTGGGGCGTGGCCGCATCCGTGTGGAGCTGCCCGAGCTTCAACGAGCTGACGCGCGACGGCCAGGAGGCGGAGCGCTGGAACCTGCTGCATCCCACGGAAACCCCGCGCACGTCGTTCGTGGAGGAGCAGCTCGGCAAGACCGAAGGCCCGGTGATCGCTTCCACCGACTACATGAAGGCGTATGCCGAGCAGATCCGTCCGTTCGTGCCCAAGGGCCGTACGTACAAGGTGCTGGGCACCGACGGCTTCGGCCGCAGCGACTTCCGCCGCAAGCTGCGCGAGCACTTCGAGGTGGACCGCCACTACATCGTCGTGGCCGCGCTCAAGGCCCTGGCCGAGGACGGCAAGCTGCCCGCCGCCAAGGTGGCCGAGGCCATCCAGAAGTACGGCATCCAGGCCGACAAGGTGAACCCGCTCCACGCCTGA
- a CDS encoding PAS domain S-box protein: protein MDRPSPAPPAPAEPFVVTAPARWWRTWWRSLSPTRQDRLAALAPLAAVLMFLAAIVAAFWYLRAEEGEREQEALRRDVEYAQQRVRLRLLERQEQIMRIARDLSNQDLERADFVARAEGLISQYPELQAITWIDDRRRIRASHAAPTLPSSQLRVAGEVLRNGDTADTFGIARDLQQPVYVQPLADPGRGEAAPLLQLQVPLVAQGKFTGVVLAEYSVDSLLRYGTPTEVLARYAVTMLDGRDQLLAGTPLPPRGRASPWQPWATRANQYEVFVSPVGNGLVLRAQAYRTSLGVVGSGLFWLVGTLSAMTAWMLIANWRHTRRRLRTQEALVAETNFRRAMENSMVTGMRALDMNGRMTYVNAAFCQMTGWNAEELIGQSPPYTYWPEADHEVLHSKLRDELSGKQTVGGFQVRVKRKNGTLFDARLYVSPLIDAHGQQTGWMTSMTDITEPNRVREQLTASHERFTIVLESLDASVSVAPLGSEELLFANKLYRQWFGSQTGGHLQLVAQAGVLPAGSSSAGSMDDEDALMGLPTDTLTDARSENAEIYLPDLGKWLEVRSRYLNWVDGRLAQMVIATDITPRRQAEEQAARQAERAQSVSRLITMGEMASSVAHELNQPLTAISNYCSGMVSRIKSQQITEDALLSALEKTAHQAQRAGQIIQRIRAFVKKSEPNRTLADVQHMVSEAVELADMELRRHNVRLTHYVAARLPPVMADTILIEQVLINLMKNGAESIQQAGRPPARRSVELRVVPRPLDSQDGIEFAVQDTGKGLAPEVLEHLFEAFFSTKQEGMGIGLNLCRSIVESHQGRMQAENIYNGPEVTGCRFSFWLPLAQPADDTMNSVAKASTPRTPA from the coding sequence ATGGACCGCCCTTCCCCCGCGCCCCCCGCTCCGGCAGAGCCTTTCGTGGTCACCGCGCCGGCACGCTGGTGGCGCACCTGGTGGCGCAGCCTCTCTCCCACGCGCCAGGACCGCCTGGCAGCCCTGGCGCCGCTGGCCGCCGTGCTCATGTTCCTCGCCGCGATCGTTGCGGCTTTCTGGTACCTGCGCGCCGAAGAAGGCGAGCGCGAGCAGGAAGCCCTGCGCCGCGACGTCGAATACGCGCAGCAGCGCGTGCGCCTGCGCCTGCTGGAGCGCCAGGAACAGATCATGCGCATCGCGCGCGACCTCTCCAACCAGGACCTGGAGCGCGCGGATTTCGTCGCCCGCGCGGAAGGCCTGATCAGCCAGTACCCCGAACTGCAGGCCATCACCTGGATCGACGACCGCCGCCGCATCCGCGCCAGCCATGCGGCGCCCACGCTGCCCAGCAGCCAGCTGCGCGTGGCAGGCGAGGTGCTGCGCAATGGCGACACCGCCGACACCTTCGGCATCGCACGCGACCTGCAGCAGCCCGTGTACGTGCAGCCGCTGGCCGACCCGGGACGGGGCGAGGCCGCTCCCCTGCTGCAGTTGCAGGTGCCCCTGGTGGCGCAGGGCAAGTTCACCGGCGTGGTCCTGGCCGAATACTCCGTGGACAGCCTGCTGCGCTACGGCACGCCCACCGAAGTGCTCGCGCGCTACGCGGTCACCATGCTCGACGGCCGCGACCAGCTGCTGGCCGGCACGCCGCTGCCGCCACGCGGGCGCGCATCGCCCTGGCAGCCCTGGGCCACCCGCGCCAACCAATACGAGGTGTTCGTGTCCCCCGTGGGCAATGGCCTCGTGCTGCGCGCCCAGGCCTACCGCACCTCCCTGGGGGTGGTGGGCAGCGGGCTCTTCTGGCTCGTGGGCACGCTGAGCGCCATGACGGCCTGGATGCTGATCGCCAACTGGCGCCACACCCGCCGCCGCCTGCGCACGCAGGAGGCGCTCGTGGCCGAAACCAACTTCCGCCGCGCCATGGAAAACTCCATGGTCACGGGCATGCGCGCGCTCGACATGAATGGCCGCATGACCTACGTGAACGCCGCCTTCTGCCAGATGACCGGCTGGAACGCGGAGGAACTGATCGGCCAGTCCCCGCCCTACACCTACTGGCCGGAAGCCGATCACGAAGTGCTGCATTCGAAGCTGCGCGACGAACTCAGCGGCAAGCAGACGGTCGGCGGCTTCCAGGTCCGGGTGAAGCGCAAGAACGGCACGCTGTTCGACGCGCGGCTTTACGTGTCCCCGCTCATCGACGCGCACGGCCAGCAGACCGGCTGGATGACCTCGATGACCGACATCACCGAGCCCAACCGCGTGCGCGAACAGCTGACGGCATCCCATGAGCGATTCACCATCGTGCTGGAATCGCTGGACGCCTCCGTCTCCGTCGCGCCCCTGGGCAGCGAGGAACTGCTCTTCGCGAACAAGCTGTACCGCCAGTGGTTCGGCTCGCAGACCGGCGGGCACCTGCAGCTCGTGGCGCAGGCGGGCGTGCTGCCGGCCGGCAGCTCCAGCGCGGGCAGCATGGACGACGAGGATGCCCTCATGGGCCTGCCCACCGACACGCTCACAGACGCGCGCTCGGAGAACGCCGAGATCTACCTGCCCGACCTCGGCAAATGGCTGGAAGTGCGCTCCCGCTACCTGAACTGGGTGGACGGCCGCCTGGCCCAGATGGTGATCGCCACCGACATCACCCCGCGCCGCCAGGCCGAGGAACAGGCCGCGCGCCAGGCCGAACGCGCGCAGTCCGTGAGCCGCCTGATCACCATGGGCGAGATGGCCTCCAGCGTGGCGCACGAACTGAACCAGCCGCTCACGGCCATCAGCAACTATTGCAGCGGCATGGTCTCGCGCATCAAGAGCCAGCAGATCACGGAAGACGCCCTGCTCTCCGCACTGGAGAAGACCGCGCACCAGGCGCAGCGCGCGGGCCAGATCATCCAGCGCATCCGCGCGTTCGTGAAGAAAAGCGAGCCCAACCGCACCCTCGCCGACGTGCAGCACATGGTCAGCGAGGCGGTCGAGCTCGCGGACATGGAACTGCGCCGGCACAACGTGCGGCTGACCCATTACGTGGCCGCGCGCCTGCCGCCCGTGATGGCCGACACCATCCTGATCGAGCAGGTGCTCATCAACCTCATGAAGAACGGCGCGGAATCCATCCAGCAGGCCGGGCGCCCACCCGCCCGCCGCAGCGTGGAACTACGCGTGGTGCCACGCCCGCTGGACAGCCAGGACGGCATCGAATTCGCGGTGCAGGACACCGGCAAGGGCCTGGCCCCGGAAGTGCTGGAACACCTCTTCGAGGCCTTCTTCTCCACCAAGCAGGAAGGCATGGGCATCGGCCTGAACCTGTGCCGCAGCATCGTGGAATCGCACCAGGGCCGGATGCAGGCGGAGAACATCTACAATGGCCCGGAGGTCACCGGCTGCCGATTCTCCTTCTGGCTTCCGCTCGCCCAGCCTGCGGATGACACTATGAATTCTGTAGCAAAAGCATCTACCCCAAGGACTCCCGCATGA
- a CDS encoding response regulator transcription factor, protein MSLTPKKGTVYVVDDDEAVRDSLQWLLEGKDYRVRCFDSAESFLSRYDPREVACLIVDIRMGGMTGLELQDRLLERKSPLPIVFITGHGDVPMAVNTMKKGALDFIQKPFNEDELVSLVDRMLDRARESFAGHQQAASRDALLSKLTGREAQVLERIVAGRLNKQIADDLGISIKTVEAHRANIMEKLNANTVADLLKIALGQNAPKS, encoded by the coding sequence ATGAGTTTGACTCCCAAAAAAGGTACTGTCTACGTCGTGGATGACGACGAGGCCGTACGCGACTCGCTGCAATGGCTGCTGGAGGGCAAGGACTACCGCGTCCGCTGCTTCGACTCCGCCGAATCCTTCCTCTCGCGCTACGATCCGCGCGAAGTCGCCTGCCTGATCGTCGATATCCGCATGGGTGGCATGACCGGTCTCGAACTGCAGGACCGCCTGCTCGAACGCAAGTCCCCCCTGCCCATCGTCTTCATCACCGGCCACGGCGACGTGCCCATGGCCGTCAACACCATGAAGAAGGGCGCGCTGGACTTCATCCAGAAGCCCTTCAACGAAGACGAACTCGTCAGCCTCGTGGACCGCATGCTCGACCGGGCCCGCGAGTCCTTCGCCGGCCACCAGCAGGCCGCCAGCCGCGATGCCCTGCTCTCCAAGCTCACCGGGCGCGAGGCGCAGGTGCTCGAGCGCATCGTCGCCGGCCGCCTGAACAAGCAGATCGCCGACGACCTGGGCATCAGCATCAAGACCGTGGAGGCGCACCGCGCCAACATCATGGAAAAGCTGAACGCCAACACCGTGGCCGACCTGCTCAAGATCGCCCTGGGCCAGAACGCGCCCAAGTCCTGA
- the folD gene encoding bifunctional methylenetetrahydrofolate dehydrogenase/methenyltetrahydrofolate cyclohydrolase FolD yields the protein MTAQLIDGNALSRQLRADVARRAALLKERGTTPGLAVVLVGDNPASQVYVRNKVKACEESGLHSVLEKYDAAMTEAELLARVNALNNDPSIHGILVQLPLPPHIDAQKVIEAISPAKDVDGFHIASAGALMTGMPGFWPCTPYGCMKMLEHIGYDLRGKHAVVIGRSNIVGKPMALMLLAKDATVTVCHSRTTDLKAQTLQADVIVAAVGRRNVLTADMVKPGAVVIDVGMNRNDEGKLCGDVDFEGVREVAGHITPVPGGVGPMTITMLLVNTLEAAERAAG from the coding sequence ATGACCGCCCAACTGATCGACGGCAACGCCCTTTCCCGACAACTCCGCGCCGACGTGGCCCGCCGCGCCGCGCTGCTCAAGGAACGCGGCACCACGCCGGGCCTGGCCGTCGTGCTGGTGGGCGACAACCCCGCCAGCCAGGTGTACGTGCGCAACAAGGTCAAGGCCTGCGAGGAAAGCGGCCTGCACTCGGTGCTCGAGAAGTACGACGCCGCGATGACCGAGGCCGAGCTGCTGGCGCGCGTGAACGCGCTGAACAACGATCCGTCCATCCACGGCATCCTGGTGCAGTTGCCCCTGCCGCCCCACATCGACGCCCAGAAGGTCATCGAGGCCATCTCGCCCGCCAAGGACGTGGACGGCTTCCACATCGCCAGCGCCGGTGCCCTCATGACCGGCATGCCCGGCTTCTGGCCCTGCACGCCCTATGGCTGCATGAAGATGCTGGAACACATCGGCTACGACCTGCGCGGCAAGCACGCCGTGGTGATCGGCCGCAGCAACATCGTGGGCAAGCCCATGGCGCTGATGCTGCTGGCCAAGGACGCCACCGTCACCGTGTGCCATTCCCGCACCACTGACCTCAAGGCCCAGACGCTGCAGGCCGACGTGATCGTGGCCGCCGTGGGCCGCCGCAACGTGCTGACGGCCGACATGGTCAAGCCCGGCGCCGTCGTCATCGACGTGGGCATGAACCGCAACGACGAAGGCAAGCTCTGCGGCGACGTGGACTTCGAGGGCGTGCGCGAGGTCGCGGGCCACATCACCCCCGTTCCCGGCGGGGTCGGGCCCATGACCATTACGATGCTGCTCGTGAACACCCTCGAAGCGGCCGAACGCGCAGCCGGCTGA
- a CDS encoding M3 family metallopeptidase, with product MSNPLLDFQDLPLFDRIAPADVAPAMDALLLRANTALDTVTAPDFPATWEAISRVLDVAIEELGRAWGDVSHLNSVADTPELRAAYNEVLPRVTEFWTRLGADERLYAKYKAIDPATLNPEQRQAWKNAVRNFVLSGAELQGEAKERFAQIQERQAELSQKFSENALDATDAFAYYAREDELAGLPEDVRQAALAAAQADGKEGYKLTLKMPCYLPVMQFAESSALREKLYRAYVTRASDQAEGDARRFDNSALIREILALRQEEARLLGYANFGEVSVVAKMADSPREVIDFLRDLARRARPYAEKDVADLRDFAAKHLGIADPQSWDWPYISEKLKEARYAFSEQEVKQYFTAPKVLAGLFKIVETLFDVAIRRDTAPVWNPAVEFYRIERGTELVGQFYLDQPARTGKRGGAWMDGVRTRWLRPDTGRLQTPVAHLVCNFAAGVDGKPPLLTHDDVITLFHEFGHGLHHMLTQVNERDVSGISGVEWDAVELPSQFMENFCWEWDVLRHMTAHVDTGAPLPRELFDKMLAAKNFQSGMATLRQIEFALFDMLLHTEHDPSQDFMPLLDQVREEVAVLQPPAFSRSAHTFSHIFAGGYAAGYYSYKWAEVLSADAYAAFEETAGADGLPSTETGARYRQAILEVGGSRPAMESFKAFRGRAPSLDALLRHQGMAQAA from the coding sequence ATGAGCAACCCACTCCTCGACTTCCAAGACCTCCCGCTGTTCGACCGTATCGCGCCCGCCGACGTGGCTCCCGCGATGGACGCCCTGCTCTTGCGCGCGAACACCGCCCTGGACACCGTCACGGCCCCGGACTTCCCCGCCACCTGGGAAGCCATCTCGCGCGTGCTGGACGTCGCGATCGAGGAACTGGGCCGGGCGTGGGGTGACGTCAGCCACCTGAACAGCGTCGCCGACACGCCCGAGCTGCGCGCGGCATACAACGAGGTCCTGCCGCGGGTGACGGAGTTCTGGACGCGCCTGGGAGCCGACGAGCGCCTCTACGCGAAGTACAAGGCCATCGACCCGGCCACGCTCAATCCGGAACAGCGCCAGGCCTGGAAGAACGCTGTCCGCAATTTCGTGCTCTCCGGCGCCGAGCTGCAGGGCGAGGCCAAGGAGCGCTTCGCGCAGATCCAGGAGCGGCAGGCGGAACTGTCGCAGAAGTTCAGCGAAAACGCCCTGGACGCCACCGACGCATTCGCCTACTACGCCCGCGAGGATGAACTCGCCGGGCTGCCGGAGGATGTGCGCCAGGCAGCGCTCGCTGCCGCCCAGGCGGACGGCAAGGAAGGCTACAAGCTCACCCTCAAGATGCCCTGCTACCTGCCCGTGATGCAGTTCGCCGAGAGCAGCGCATTGCGCGAAAAGCTCTATCGCGCCTACGTCACCCGGGCCTCGGACCAGGCCGAGGGTGATGCCCGCCGCTTCGACAACTCCGCACTGATCCGCGAAATCCTCGCCCTGCGCCAGGAAGAGGCCCGGCTGCTGGGCTACGCGAATTTCGGCGAGGTGTCCGTCGTCGCCAAGATGGCGGACTCGCCCCGGGAAGTCATCGATTTCCTGCGCGATCTCGCCCGGCGCGCACGGCCCTACGCGGAAAAGGACGTGGCCGACCTGCGCGATTTCGCCGCGAAGCACCTGGGCATCGCCGACCCGCAGTCCTGGGACTGGCCCTACATTTCCGAAAAGCTCAAGGAAGCGCGCTACGCTTTCAGCGAGCAGGAGGTGAAGCAATACTTCACCGCGCCGAAGGTGCTGGCCGGCCTGTTCAAGATCGTCGAGACACTCTTCGACGTGGCCATCCGGCGCGACACCGCTCCGGTCTGGAACCCCGCCGTGGAGTTCTACCGCATCGAGCGCGGAACCGAACTCGTCGGCCAGTTCTACCTGGACCAGCCGGCCCGCACCGGCAAGCGCGGCGGCGCCTGGATGGATGGCGTGCGCACGCGCTGGCTGCGCCCGGACACCGGCCGGCTGCAGACGCCTGTCGCCCACCTGGTCTGCAACTTTGCCGCGGGCGTGGACGGCAAGCCTCCGCTGCTCACGCACGACGACGTGATCACCCTCTTCCACGAATTCGGCCACGGGCTGCACCACATGCTCACGCAGGTGAACGAGCGCGACGTGTCCGGCATCAGCGGCGTCGAGTGGGACGCGGTGGAGCTGCCCAGCCAGTTCATGGAGAACTTCTGCTGGGAGTGGGACGTGCTGCGGCACATGACTGCCCACGTGGACACCGGCGCCCCGTTGCCCCGCGAGCTCTTCGACAAGATGCTGGCCGCCAAGAACTTCCAGAGCGGCATGGCCACGCTGCGGCAGATCGAGTTCGCGCTGTTCGACATGCTGCTGCACACCGAGCACGATCCCTCGCAGGATTTCATGCCCCTGCTCGACCAGGTACGCGAGGAAGTCGCCGTGCTGCAACCCCCGGCCTTCAGCCGCAGCGCGCACACCTTCAGCCATATCTTCGCTGGCGGCTACGCGGCCGGCTACTACAGCTACAAGTGGGCGGAAGTGCTGAGCGCCGACGCCTATGCCGCTTTCGAGGAAACCGCCGGCGCCGACGGCCTGCCGAGCACGGAAACCGGTGCGCGCTACCGCCAGGCCATCCTGGAAGTCGGCGGCAGCCGTCCGGCCATGGAGTCCTTCAAGGCCTTCCGGGGCCGGGCACCGTCCCTGGACGCCCTGCTGCGCCACCAGGGCATGGCCCAGGCCGCCTGA
- a CDS encoding glutaredoxin family protein — MPSLPPTVRLAALCLASAAAALPAAAQNVYRIVGPDGKVTFSDRAPDAQSGPATMNGKPAGTSASGLPYELQQVASRFPVTLYTGNDCAPCTSARNLLAGRGVPFTERTVNTNEDAEALQRLSGSTTLPFATIGSQQLIGFSDTEWTQYLDAAAYPKQSQLPPNYRRPPATPLVSAKPATPTPAAPPAAAPPAAAPAPVQRPAAPPPAPSPANPAGIQF; from the coding sequence ATGCCCTCCCTGCCCCCCACGGTCCGCCTGGCTGCGCTGTGCCTGGCCAGCGCGGCTGCCGCCCTGCCCGCGGCCGCCCAGAACGTCTATCGCATCGTCGGCCCGGACGGCAAGGTGACGTTCTCCGACCGGGCGCCGGACGCGCAGTCGGGACCGGCGACGATGAACGGCAAGCCCGCCGGTACCTCCGCCAGCGGCCTGCCCTATGAGTTGCAGCAGGTCGCCTCCCGGTTTCCCGTCACCCTCTACACCGGCAACGACTGCGCTCCCTGCACCAGCGCGCGCAATCTGCTGGCAGGCCGCGGCGTGCCCTTCACCGAGCGCACCGTCAATACCAACGAGGATGCAGAGGCCCTGCAGCGCCTGAGCGGGTCCACCACCCTGCCATTCGCCACCATCGGATCGCAGCAGCTCATCGGCTTCTCCGACACCGAGTGGACACAGTACCTCGATGCCGCGGCGTACCCCAAGCAGTCGCAACTACCCCCGAACTACCGGCGCCCGCCCGCAACGCCCCTGGTCAGTGCCAAACCGGCCACGCCGACCCCTGCAGCGCCGCCCGCGGCAGCGCCGCCCGCGGCAGCGCCTGCTCCGGTACAACGTCCAGCCGCGCCGCCACCAGCGCCTTCGCCCGCGAACCCCGCCGGCATCCAGTTCTAG
- the rpiA gene encoding ribose-5-phosphate isomerase RpiA produces the protein MTTPASLSQDELKALVGQAALKYVVPGDIIGVGTGSTVNQFIQALGPMKDKIRGAVSSSEASTQRLRALGIPVFDANEVESLSVYIDGADEIDPRGHMVKGGGAALTREKIVAALARQFVCIADASKLVETLGRFPLPVEVIPMAAQQITRRFAARGGQAVLRRGADGQPLVTDNQQHILDVTGLSIQDPLAFESEVNQWPGVVTVGVFAHQKAHVALIGAPEGVRTVTY, from the coding sequence ATGACCACTCCCGCATCCCTTTCCCAAGATGAACTCAAGGCCCTGGTAGGCCAGGCCGCGCTGAAGTACGTGGTGCCCGGCGACATCATCGGCGTCGGCACCGGCTCGACGGTGAACCAGTTCATCCAGGCGCTGGGCCCGATGAAGGACAAAATCCGGGGCGCGGTATCGAGCTCCGAGGCCAGCACGCAGCGGCTGCGTGCGCTGGGCATTCCGGTCTTCGACGCCAATGAGGTGGAGTCCCTGTCCGTCTATATCGATGGCGCGGACGAGATCGATCCGCGGGGCCACATGGTCAAGGGGGGCGGCGCTGCGCTGACCCGCGAAAAGATCGTCGCGGCCCTGGCCAGGCAGTTCGTGTGCATCGCCGATGCGTCCAAGCTGGTGGAGACGCTGGGCCGGTTCCCGCTGCCGGTCGAGGTGATTCCCATGGCGGCGCAGCAGATCACGCGCCGGTTCGCCGCGCGGGGCGGCCAGGCCGTGTTGCGCCGGGGAGCGGACGGACAGCCGCTGGTCACCGACAACCAGCAGCACATCCTCGATGTGACGGGGCTGTCGATCCAGGATCCGCTGGCGTTCGAATCGGAAGTCAACCAGTGGCCGGGCGTGGTGACCGTGGGCGTTTTCGCCCACCAGAAGGCCCACGTGGCGCTGATCGGTGCGCCGGAGGGCGTCCGGACCGTCACGTACTGA